In Daphnia magna isolate NIES linkage group LG6, ASM2063170v1.1, whole genome shotgun sequence, the following are encoded in one genomic region:
- the LOC116925392 gene encoding L-threonine ammonia-lyase: MSSHHMSGKDRRQYFVSHVTTSHKSVDFTEYDPSATIIDGQVANESGLTPSTSQTCDADSIPSSPAISCDPIAPVSQSPFCAAQKVESKSPPALKSIIKYPQQTGVVQTQQEPIQHQQSIEFELIQPPTRTQLDCELVFTSERVSQSEENPQKPPTVISTANINMSNDSSANQQPPIISVNGNGVTVNGSDPSDLFDPWCDPNRPRIVQFQDISAAAFKIKSGIMMTPCTRSHLSSLTGTQIFFQKDFLQYTGSFKERGARYTLLMLPEANQKQGVCTASAGNHALALSYHGQELGIPVTVVMPIVAPIMKVQSCRQFGANIIIHGRDIGESREFAMRLGKEKNLTYINGYDHPHIIAGQGTMGLEIVEQVKNIDAVVVPVGGGGLIAGVALAVKSLYPHIQVIGVESERCASFSCALKVGQPIYTKAESTLADGLAVPRVGINSLATAAPLVDKCVVVKEEYIAMAILRLVEIEKAVVEGAGACGLAAILAGLLPELKGKRVVIPLCGGNIDTTVLGRCLERGLAVDGRLVKFSVTVSDRPGGIAELCRLMANLGVSIKDILHERAWLKSDIFSVEVRVMCETRDLEHAVELERVLKEHYNNVHFGKMADALGGSGLTVDEVMDSRSPLL; encoded by the exons ATGAGCAGCCATCACATGTCGGGCAAGGATCGACGTCAGTATTTCGTCTCTCACGTGACCACCTCTCACAAA aGTGTGGACTTTACAGAATACGACCCGTCGGCAACGATAATAGACGGTCAGGTGGCAAACGAAAGTGGATTGACGCCAAGTACGTCACAAACTTGTGACGCTGATTCGATTCCCTCATCTCCGGCCATCAGCTGCGATCCCATCGCACCCGTGTCTCAGTCTCCTTTCTGCGCAGCACAGAAGGTCGAATCTAAATCTCCTCCGGCTCTCAAATCCATCATCAAATATCCTCAACAGACGGGCGTCGTTCAGACTCAACAAGAGCCGATTCAACACCAACAATCGATCGAATTTGAATTGATTCAACCTCCCACCCGTACGCAACTCGATTGTGAACTCGTTTTCACCAGTGAACGCGTCAGCCAGTCGGAAGAGAACCCGCAAAAGCCGCCGACCGTCATCTCAACAGCCAACATCAACATGTCGAACGATAGCAGCGCCAATCAGCAACCGCCCATCATTTCGGTTAACGGGAATGGAGTTACGGTTAACGGATCGGATCCTTCGGATCTTTTCGATCCGTGGTGCGATCCCAATCGGCCACGGATCGTCCAATTCCAGGACATTAGTGCGGCCgcttttaaaattaagagCGGCATCATGATGACCCCGTGCACGCGTTCCCATCTTTCCAGTCTGACTGGAACgcaaatttttttccaaaaagatTTCCTTCAATATACGGGAAGTTTCAAG GAAAGAGGAGCCCGTTACACTTTACTGATGCTGCCAGAAGCCAATCAGAAACAAGGAGTGTGTACCGCATCGGCCGGTAATCACGCTCTGGCTCTTTCTTACCACGGCCAAGAATTGG GTATTCCAGTAACGGTCGTCATGCCTATCGTAGCGCCAATAATGAAAGTCCAATCATGTCGTCAATTTGGCGCCAACATCATTATTCAC GGCCGTGATATTGGCGAGTCACGCGAGTTTGCTATGCGCCTAGGCAAAGAAAAGAACCTGACGTACATTAATGGCTATGACCACCCGCACATAATCGCCGGCCAAGGCACCATGGGACTGGAAATAGTCGAACAG GTGAAAAACATTGACGCTGTGGTGGTACCTGTAGGAGGTGGAGGACTCATTGCTGGAGTCGCCCTGGCCGTCAAATCGCTTTACCCTCACATTCAGG TCATTGGAGTTGAATCGGAACGTTGCGCTAGCTTCAGCTGCGCCCTCAAAGTTGGCCAGCCCATTTATACCAAAGCGGAGTCGACGTTGGCTGACGGTCTGGCCGTCCCGAGAGTTGGCATTAATTCTCTAGCAACGGCTGCACCGCTCGTCGACAAGTGTGTCGTCGTCAAGGAAGAATACATCGCTATGGCTATCTTGCG ATTGGTAGAGATCGAAAAAGCTGTGGTGGAAGGAGCGGGAGCTTGCGGATTGGCAGCCATTTTGGCTGGCTTGTTGCCTGAATTGAAAGGTAAACGAGTAGTGATTCCCCTGTGCGGTGGCAATATCGACACGACCGTTTTGGGGCGCTGTCTGGAACGCGGTCTGGCCGTCGACGGCCGTCTAGTTAAATTCAGCGTAACAGTCTCTGACCGTCCGGGTGGTATTGCGGAACTCTGTCGATTAATGGCCAACCTCGGTGTATCCATCAAGGACATCCTTCACGAACGGGCTTGGCTAAAAAGCGACATCTTCAGCGTCGAA GTTCGAGTTATGTGCGAAACGAGAGATTTGGAACACGCTGTCGAATTGGAACGTGTCCTTAAGGAACATTACAACAACGTCCACTTTGGAAAAATGGCCGATGCTCTCGGCGGGAGTGGACTGACGGTCGACGAGGTCATGGATTCACGTTCCCCATTGCTCTGA